TGCCTGCGGGCCCGGGATCAGCACCCCGTGCTTGCGCGGCGGCAGCATCTTGTCGGCCAGGATCACGACGCCGTTGTTGCCGGCGTCCATGACGCAGACGGCCGGGATGTCGCCGAACGCCTTGTGCTCCTTCGGCTCCTCGCCGCGGACCTGGGCGGCGATGTTGAGCGCCGCGACGTGGGCCTGCTGCTCGGTCGGGAAGCCGGTCTTCGGGATGCCGACCGGGGTCGGGGTCTGCCACGGGACGTCGACCGCGGCGGCGACGCCGACCGCGTACACGTCGTCGAACGCCTCGCTCTGGTAGGTGTCCCGGACCGTCACGAACCCGTTGGCGTCGCTCAGCTCACCGGCCTTCTGGACGACGTCCTGGCCGGAGAACGGCGGCACGATCATCGCGTAGCCGAAGTCGATCGTCCGTCCGTCGGCGAGCACGAGGCGGCCGTCGTCGACGTGGTCCATCGCGGTGTTGAGGACCGGTTCGATGCCCTCCTTCTTGAGGAACATCCCGAGCAGCGACTCGCCGTGGGGGAGCCCGCCGATGCCGAAGTGGCCGAGGAACGGCTCGGCGCTGACGTAGGTGAGCTTGACCTTGTCCTTCAGGCCGGCCTTCTTCAGCTGGTAGGAGGTGTTGAAGAGGAACTCGTAGGCCGCGCCGAAGCAGCCGGCGCCCTGGGTGGCGCCGATGACGACGTCGCCGGGGTTGTCCTTGAACCGGGTCCAGCCCTCACCGGCGTGGATCGCGTCCTCCATCGTGGTGATGGTGTGGGCGTTGCCGTCGGGGCCGAGGCCGGGGATCACCTCGAAGCGGTTGCGGTAGCCGGTGGCGATGACGAGGTAGTCGTAGTCCTGCGGGCCGGCGGTGGTCTGCACCCGCTTGGCGACCGGGTCGATCTCGGTGGCCTCGGCGTGCACGAAGTCGACGCCGTGCTCCTCGAACGTGGGGCCGACCTTGAAGGTGATGTCGGCGCGCGAGCGCTTGCCGAACGGCACCCAGATCAGGGAGGGCGTGAAGAGGAACTCGTCGGACGACGACACGACGGTGACGTCGACGTCTCCCTCGAGCTCGTGCTTGACCGTGAGCGCGGCGCTGAGACCTCCGAAGTTGCCTCCGAGGACCAGGACCTTCTTGCGGGACATGGGCGTGTCTCCTTCTCGTGTCGTCCTGCCTCGATGCTTC
This genomic interval from Nocardioides palaemonis contains the following:
- a CDS encoding NAD(P)/FAD-dependent oxidoreductase → MSRKKVLVLGGNFGGLSAALTVKHELEGDVDVTVVSSSDEFLFTPSLIWVPFGKRSRADITFKVGPTFEEHGVDFVHAEATEIDPVAKRVQTTAGPQDYDYLVIATGYRNRFEVIPGLGPDGNAHTITTMEDAIHAGEGWTRFKDNPGDVVIGATQGAGCFGAAYEFLFNTSYQLKKAGLKDKVKLTYVSAEPFLGHFGIGGLPHGESLLGMFLKKEGIEPVLNTAMDHVDDGRLVLADGRTIDFGYAMIVPPFSGQDVVQKAGELSDANGFVTVRDTYQSEAFDDVYAVGVAAAVDVPWQTPTPVGIPKTGFPTEQQAHVAALNIAAQVRGEEPKEHKAFGDIPAVCVMDAGNNGVVILADKMLPPRKHGVLIPGPQAHLMKLGFEKYFLWKMQHGQVRLP